One Microbacterium esteraromaticum genomic window carries:
- a CDS encoding thioredoxin domain-containing protein: MTNRLADTLSPYLRAHADNPVDWYPWGEAAFAEARRRDVPLLISIGYSTCHWCHVMARESFDDAVTAAQINAGFVAVKIDREEHPDVDAAFMAAASAFTRSLGWPLTVFATPSGRTFYAGTYFPPQARGGSPSFRDVLTAVTEAWTDRRTEVDESAGAVADALRQAAGAGTGGLPDADAIRAAAAAILQREDHRHGGFGGAPKFPMATTLRFLQHPLAEGAAVARRALDAMAASELRDGVDGGFFRYATQADWTVPHYERMLIDNAQLMDVALAAGRDDIARDIAGFLLGVLRRAGGAFAAAQDSESWIDGERSEGGYYRADAAARASLDPPAVDGKVLTGWNGLAIGALARAGARLGERDWLAAAEGAAEHVLRVNRSATGALVRSSLDGAAAAAVATAADIGLLADGLFALALATGEASWATRALAVLAEPIVDDPVMAAQGLASAGDDGDGDLPSGPASLASAHLTAWLLGAGDEHRERAVSLCAPLTERALQHPLAYGALLRLCSALAGPSRQVVVVASHGGALAEAARAVEADVVAIVTPSQARAFADAGFSLFEGKDELDGVAYDCRDLACRLPTRSPDELTSAR, encoded by the coding sequence ATGACGAACCGGCTCGCCGACACGCTCAGCCCGTACCTGCGGGCGCACGCCGACAACCCCGTCGACTGGTACCCGTGGGGTGAGGCCGCGTTCGCCGAGGCGCGGCGCCGCGATGTGCCGCTGCTCATCTCGATCGGGTACTCGACGTGTCACTGGTGCCACGTCATGGCGCGCGAATCGTTCGACGACGCGGTCACCGCCGCGCAGATCAACGCCGGCTTCGTGGCGGTGAAGATCGACCGCGAAGAGCATCCTGACGTCGATGCGGCCTTCATGGCCGCAGCCTCCGCGTTCACCCGCAGCCTCGGCTGGCCGCTGACGGTCTTCGCCACCCCCTCCGGGCGCACCTTCTACGCCGGCACCTACTTCCCTCCTCAGGCACGGGGAGGATCGCCGTCATTCCGCGACGTGCTCACGGCCGTGACCGAGGCGTGGACCGACCGGCGCACCGAGGTCGACGAGTCGGCTGGTGCCGTCGCCGACGCGCTGCGACAGGCGGCGGGCGCCGGAACCGGAGGGCTGCCGGACGCCGACGCGATACGCGCGGCCGCGGCGGCCATCCTGCAGCGCGAAGATCACCGTCACGGCGGGTTCGGCGGGGCGCCGAAGTTCCCGATGGCGACCACATTGCGGTTCCTGCAGCATCCGCTTGCGGAGGGCGCTGCTGTCGCTCGGCGCGCCCTCGATGCGATGGCCGCTTCCGAACTGCGGGACGGCGTCGACGGCGGGTTCTTCCGGTACGCGACCCAGGCCGACTGGACGGTGCCGCACTACGAGCGGATGCTGATCGACAACGCCCAGTTGATGGATGTCGCGCTCGCCGCCGGACGCGACGACATCGCGCGCGACATCGCCGGGTTCCTGCTCGGCGTCCTGCGCCGTGCGGGCGGCGCATTCGCCGCCGCGCAGGACTCCGAGTCGTGGATCGACGGGGAGCGAAGCGAAGGCGGCTACTACCGGGCGGATGCCGCTGCGCGGGCTTCCCTCGACCCTCCCGCGGTCGACGGGAAGGTGCTCACCGGATGGAACGGCCTCGCGATCGGCGCTCTCGCCCGCGCGGGGGCGCGGCTGGGAGAGCGGGACTGGCTGGCGGCCGCCGAGGGCGCGGCCGAGCACGTGCTGCGCGTCAACCGGTCGGCGACGGGGGCGCTCGTGCGCTCCTCGCTGGACGGCGCAGCGGCGGCGGCCGTCGCGACCGCCGCCGACATCGGCCTGCTCGCCGACGGGCTGTTCGCGCTCGCTCTGGCGACCGGCGAGGCGTCATGGGCGACACGCGCGCTCGCTGTGCTCGCCGAGCCGATCGTCGACGACCCGGTGATGGCGGCGCAGGGTCTCGCCTCGGCGGGAGACGACGGCGACGGCGACCTTCCGTCGGGCCCGGCGTCGCTGGCGTCCGCGCATCTCACCGCCTGGCTGCTCGGCGCGGGTGACGAGCATCGAGAGCGGGCCGTGTCGCTCTGCGCCCCCTTGACGGAACGCGCGCTGCAGCACCCGCTCGCCTACGGCGCGCTGCTGCGGCTGTGCTCGGCGCTTGCCGGCCCTTCGCGTCAGGTCGTCGTCGTCGCCTCCCACGGTGGTGCGCTCGCAGAAGCGGCACGCGCCGTCGAGGCCGATGTGGTCGCGATCGTCACTCCCTCCCAGGCTCGGGCCTTCGCGGATGCCGGGTTCTCTCTCTTCGAGGGCAAGGACGAACTCGACGGTGTGGCCTACGACTGCCGAGATCTGGCCTGCCGGCTGCCCACCCGCAGCCCCGACGAGCTGACATCCGCCCGCTGA
- a CDS encoding dolichyl-phosphate-mannose--protein mannosyltransferase: MTLPAPPMPPRATTRWERLAAWGVADAARSRVLAWLAPLFVTMLAAALRLTNLAHPHEIMFDETYYVKDAWSLWNLGYEGKWGEGADAELPRGDDSAMQTAGSYVVHPPLGKWIIGIGMALMGPGSSAGWRLTTAILGSLSVLVLYLVALHLTRSRVFATIAGGLLAIDGLGIVMSRIALLDGVLTFFVLLGFLFVLLDRDRSLPLLDERITALRRSDADDAPVQLIGPVLWSRPWLVAAGAALGAASAVKWSGLYALAVFGLYAVVTDALARRRAGVPLWPTDAVLRQGPVSFVLMVGPAMLAYLLSWTGWLITAGGYGRGVDAHPLVALWKYHESMYGFHIGLSSAHAYASPAWQWPLLLRPTAMWVGSDPTGCGIDHCIAVISSVPNPLIWYGGVAAAVYLLYRFVRGLIERRPLGPTYTVALVGLIATYVPWLLVPNRTIFQFYTVVMVPFLILALAVALRELAGRRSDPLHRRTAGQRTVAVYLVVVVLVSAFFYPVWTGMSVPYPFWLIHNWLPGWI, translated from the coding sequence GTGACCCTGCCCGCGCCCCCGATGCCGCCGCGCGCCACGACGCGATGGGAGAGGCTGGCCGCATGGGGCGTCGCAGACGCCGCCCGCTCACGTGTTCTGGCGTGGCTGGCACCGCTGTTCGTCACGATGCTGGCGGCCGCGCTGCGGCTCACGAACCTCGCGCATCCGCACGAGATCATGTTCGACGAGACCTACTACGTCAAGGACGCATGGTCGCTGTGGAACCTCGGCTACGAGGGGAAGTGGGGCGAGGGCGCCGATGCCGAGCTTCCGCGGGGCGACGACTCGGCCATGCAGACGGCCGGATCGTACGTGGTGCACCCGCCGCTCGGGAAGTGGATCATCGGCATCGGCATGGCGCTCATGGGTCCCGGCTCCAGCGCGGGCTGGCGACTGACCACCGCGATCCTCGGGTCGCTGAGCGTGCTCGTGCTCTATCTCGTCGCCCTGCACCTGACCCGCTCACGGGTGTTCGCGACGATCGCGGGCGGCCTGCTCGCGATCGACGGGCTGGGCATCGTGATGAGCCGCATCGCCCTGCTCGACGGCGTGCTCACCTTCTTCGTCCTGCTCGGCTTCCTGTTCGTGCTGCTCGATCGCGATCGCTCGCTGCCGCTGCTCGACGAGCGGATCACCGCTCTGCGTCGATCGGATGCCGACGACGCGCCCGTTCAGCTGATCGGCCCGGTGCTGTGGTCGCGGCCCTGGCTCGTCGCAGCCGGAGCGGCGCTCGGAGCCGCATCGGCGGTGAAGTGGTCTGGACTGTACGCGCTCGCGGTGTTCGGACTGTACGCCGTGGTCACGGACGCCCTGGCGCGGCGCCGTGCGGGCGTCCCGCTCTGGCCGACGGATGCAGTGCTGCGACAGGGGCCGGTGTCATTCGTCCTGATGGTGGGTCCGGCCATGCTCGCGTACCTCCTGTCGTGGACGGGCTGGCTGATCACGGCCGGTGGATACGGTCGCGGAGTCGATGCCCATCCGCTGGTGGCGCTGTGGAAGTACCACGAGTCGATGTACGGATTCCACATCGGTCTGTCCAGCGCCCACGCGTACGCGAGCCCTGCCTGGCAGTGGCCGCTGCTGCTGCGGCCGACGGCGATGTGGGTCGGCTCCGATCCGACGGGCTGCGGCATCGATCACTGCATCGCGGTGATCTCGTCTGTTCCGAACCCGCTGATCTGGTACGGCGGAGTGGCCGCTGCGGTCTATCTTCTGTACCGGTTCGTGCGGGGGCTCATCGAGCGCCGTCCGCTCGGTCCGACCTACACGGTCGCGCTCGTGGGTCTCATCGCGACCTATGTTCCCTGGCTGCTCGTTCCGAATCGCACGATCTTCCAGTTCTACACGGTGGTCATGGTGCCGTTCCTCATCCTCGCCCTGGCGGTGGCGCTGAGAGAACTCGCGGGCCGCCGCAGCGATCCGCTGCACCGCCGCACGGCCGGGCAGCGCACGGTCGCGGTGTACCTCGTCGTCGTCGTGCTGGTCTCGGCGTTCTTCTACCCGGTGTGGACGGGCATGAGCGTGCCGTACCCGTTCTGGCTCATCCACAACTGGCTGCCTGGCTGGATCTGA
- a CDS encoding putative F420-0 ABC transporter substrate-binding protein, whose protein sequence is MRVRRSLFSASLVVLAAAVAGCASTPATPASADADDARSGYPLTLDNCGFDLSVAGPPQRIVAIKSSTIELLLSLGVGDRIVAQAFSDGPLPDALRDDAKGIETLSEKVPSQEATLALEPDMVFAGWESNLTAEGAGDRAALAELGVASYVSPAACTGDGYAPAPLTFDSVFDSISEAGRIFDAEEAAADLVEEQRDQLAALTPDDRSLTAVWYSSGRDTPFVGAGTGAPQMIMSAAGLKNIFGDVGDSWTSASWEAVAAQDPDVIVLVDSAWNTAESKIELLRSNPLTQQLTAVRDARFLVVDFPATEAGVRNVSAVASLIDQLASS, encoded by the coding sequence ATGCGCGTTCGCCGCTCTCTCTTCTCTGCCTCTCTCGTCGTCCTTGCCGCCGCCGTCGCCGGATGCGCTTCGACGCCGGCCACTCCCGCGTCAGCAGACGCTGACGACGCTCGGAGCGGCTATCCCCTGACGCTCGACAACTGCGGTTTCGACCTCTCCGTCGCCGGGCCCCCGCAGCGCATCGTCGCCATCAAGTCCTCGACCATCGAACTCCTGCTCTCCCTCGGCGTCGGCGATCGCATCGTCGCACAGGCGTTCTCGGATGGTCCGCTGCCTGACGCCCTCCGCGATGATGCGAAGGGCATCGAGACCCTGTCCGAGAAGGTTCCCTCGCAGGAGGCGACGCTCGCGCTCGAACCCGACATGGTGTTCGCCGGATGGGAATCCAACCTCACTGCCGAGGGAGCGGGCGACCGAGCCGCGCTGGCCGAACTGGGAGTCGCCTCATACGTGTCACCGGCAGCGTGCACCGGAGACGGCTACGCGCCTGCACCGCTCACCTTCGACAGTGTCTTCGACTCGATCAGCGAGGCCGGTCGGATCTTCGACGCCGAGGAGGCCGCCGCCGATCTCGTCGAGGAGCAGCGCGATCAGCTCGCCGCCCTCACGCCTGACGATCGCTCATTGACGGCGGTGTGGTACTCCTCGGGCCGCGACACACCCTTCGTCGGGGCAGGCACAGGCGCACCCCAGATGATCATGTCGGCAGCAGGGCTCAAGAACATCTTCGGCGATGTCGGGGACAGCTGGACGTCGGCGTCCTGGGAGGCGGTGGCGGCCCAAGACCCGGATGTCATCGTGCTGGTGGATTCCGCGTGGAACACGGCGGAATCCAAGATCGAGCTGCTGCGGAGCAACCCGCTCACGCAGCAGCTGACTGCGGTGCGCGATGCTCGATTCCTCGTCGTGGACTTCCCTGCCACGGAAGCCGGCGTGCGCAACGTGTCGGCCGTCGCGTCGCTCATCGACCAGCTCGCCTCGTCATGA
- a CDS encoding putative F420-0 ABC transporter permease subunit produces the protein MTVATAKRPVWGAQDVARAPLTGALLLAGITLSVVAASTIGTADIAPQDVVRSILTRLGIGYSALTPLQEGIIWQLRLPRIVTAAVVGAGLAVCGVVMQALTRNPLADPYLLGLSSGASVGAVAVLVLGIGVHVPAAAFVGALAALGATLALARLGGRLSPSTTVLAGLAVSAVGSALTSLFILLHATGDSYREILNWLLGSLAGSSWSSVGIATIALVIAGAPLLASGRVLDAFALGDSGAAALGIPVARVRTALLVVTAVLTGALVSVSGSIGFVGLILPHAVRLVVGGMHRRLLPLSALAGALFLMWADTLARTVLDPREIPVGIVTALIGGPVFAYLLARRRSA, from the coding sequence ATGACGGTCGCCACGGCGAAGCGACCGGTCTGGGGCGCGCAGGACGTCGCACGGGCGCCACTGACGGGCGCCCTTCTCCTCGCCGGCATCACGCTGTCCGTTGTGGCGGCCAGCACCATAGGGACAGCGGACATCGCCCCGCAGGACGTGGTGCGCAGCATCCTCACCCGCCTCGGAATCGGGTACAGCGCTCTGACTCCGCTTCAGGAAGGCATCATCTGGCAGCTGCGACTCCCCCGTATCGTGACCGCTGCTGTCGTCGGAGCCGGTCTGGCCGTATGCGGAGTGGTGATGCAGGCGCTCACCAGGAACCCCCTGGCCGATCCGTACCTGCTCGGGCTGTCATCCGGTGCCTCTGTCGGAGCTGTTGCGGTGCTCGTGCTCGGCATCGGCGTCCACGTACCGGCGGCCGCCTTCGTCGGCGCCCTCGCAGCGCTCGGGGCGACCTTGGCGCTTGCTCGACTCGGCGGGAGACTGTCCCCGTCGACGACTGTGCTGGCGGGGCTCGCGGTATCGGCCGTCGGAAGCGCCCTCACCAGTCTGTTCATCCTCCTCCATGCGACCGGCGACAGCTACCGCGAGATACTCAACTGGCTGCTGGGGTCGCTCGCGGGCTCGTCATGGAGCTCTGTCGGAATAGCGACGATCGCGCTCGTCATCGCGGGAGCGCCGCTGCTCGCGAGTGGGCGCGTGCTCGATGCCTTCGCACTCGGCGACTCCGGCGCGGCGGCGCTCGGCATACCCGTCGCGAGGGTTCGCACGGCCCTTCTCGTGGTCACGGCCGTGCTCACCGGTGCCCTGGTATCGGTGAGCGGGTCGATCGGGTTCGTCGGCCTCATCCTGCCCCATGCAGTGCGGCTGGTCGTGGGCGGGATGCACCGGAGGCTGCTGCCTCTGTCAGCCCTCGCCGGCGCGCTCTTCCTGATGTGGGCCGACACCCTTGCGAGGACGGTGCTCGATCCGCGGGAGATTCCGGTGGGAATCGTCACCGCGCTCATCGGCGGCCCCGTCTTCGCATATCTGCTCGCCCGGAGGCGGTCCGCATGA
- a CDS encoding ABC transporter ATP-binding protein produces MSTPPVDVHEAPRRSTAGTGLTVRGARARRDGADVLDDADLHAPSGRITALIGPNGAGKSTLLHAMAGTIPATFVELTHEAADLLGMPRRSRARTVAFVEQEPATPDSIRVHDLVTLGRLPHDGMWAGADHMHAAVRRGLHLAEAKELAGRAYESLSGGEKQRAQLARALAQEPRLLLLDEPTNHLDIRAQLSTLALLRRLASEGVTVVAALHDLSLAAAHADHVVVMAGGRVVCEGTPQDVLTPSLLHEVWGVHADVLVNPTTGQVVLATSLAGAAAPR; encoded by the coding sequence ATGAGCACTCCCCCGGTCGACGTCCACGAGGCGCCGAGGAGGTCGACGGCCGGGACCGGCCTGACCGTGCGCGGAGCGCGCGCCCGGCGCGACGGCGCAGACGTGCTGGACGACGCAGATCTGCACGCGCCTTCCGGGCGGATCACCGCGCTCATCGGCCCCAACGGCGCGGGAAAGAGCACGCTCCTGCATGCGATGGCGGGCACGATTCCCGCCACCTTCGTCGAACTCACCCATGAGGCGGCCGACCTTCTCGGCATGCCACGTCGATCTCGGGCACGGACGGTCGCCTTCGTCGAGCAGGAGCCGGCCACGCCCGACAGCATCCGCGTGCATGACCTCGTCACCCTCGGGCGGCTGCCGCATGACGGCATGTGGGCTGGTGCGGATCACATGCATGCGGCGGTACGACGCGGGTTGCACCTCGCGGAGGCGAAGGAGCTGGCCGGGCGCGCGTATGAGTCGCTGTCCGGAGGTGAGAAGCAACGGGCCCAGCTGGCGCGCGCGCTCGCTCAGGAGCCCCGGCTGCTGTTGCTGGATGAGCCGACGAACCATCTCGATATCCGCGCACAGCTCAGCACTCTCGCTCTCCTGCGGCGCCTCGCGAGCGAGGGGGTCACCGTGGTCGCGGCGCTGCACGACCTCAGCCTCGCCGCCGCGCATGCCGACCATGTGGTGGTGATGGCCGGAGGTCGTGTCGTCTGCGAAGGAACGCCTCAGGACGTGCTGACCCCCTCGCTCCTGCACGAGGTCTGGGGCGTGCACGCCGATGTGCTGGTGAACCCGACGACCGGCCAGGTGGTGCTTGCGACGTCCCTGGCGGGTGCGGCCGCCCCGCGCTGA
- a CDS encoding DUF808 family protein has translation MSVGLLAVVDDILSAAMKASAKAAGVVIDDAAVTPQYVQGLTPARELPVVGKIALGSIANKFLIIIPIALLLTAFAPWVLPYLLIIGGTYLCFEGAEKVLEWFGFGHGHADEGARDEKRLIWGAIRTDLILSTEIMLISLASLDPDLGIWETLGVLAVIALLMTGVVYGAVALLVKLDDIGLRMAKNPVRNVRHTGTRIVRSMPAVFRVISVVGTVAMLWVGGHLVVVNLGEVGWHAPADLLHGVDELLASLGGFVVWLGNTAVSAVAGMLIGLIVVGVVLLIGKLMGKRPTFDEAHRADHPAPESVA, from the coding sequence ATGTCGGTTGGTCTGCTGGCGGTCGTCGATGACATCCTGAGCGCCGCCATGAAGGCGTCGGCCAAGGCGGCCGGTGTCGTCATCGACGATGCGGCCGTCACCCCGCAGTACGTGCAGGGGCTCACGCCCGCGCGCGAACTGCCGGTGGTGGGCAAGATCGCGCTCGGATCGATCGCGAACAAGTTCCTCATCATCATCCCCATCGCGCTGCTGCTGACCGCGTTCGCGCCGTGGGTGCTGCCCTACCTGCTGATCATCGGCGGGACGTATCTCTGCTTCGAGGGCGCCGAGAAGGTGCTGGAGTGGTTCGGGTTCGGCCACGGGCATGCCGACGAAGGCGCGCGGGACGAGAAGCGCCTGATCTGGGGCGCGATCCGCACCGACCTGATCCTGTCCACCGAGATCATGCTGATCTCGCTCGCGAGCCTCGACCCGGACCTGGGCATCTGGGAGACGCTCGGCGTGCTCGCGGTCATCGCGCTGCTCATGACGGGAGTCGTGTACGGGGCGGTGGCTCTGCTCGTCAAGCTCGATGACATCGGGCTGCGGATGGCCAAGAACCCGGTGCGCAACGTGCGGCACACGGGCACCAGGATCGTGCGGTCGATGCCAGCCGTGTTCCGTGTCATCAGCGTCGTCGGCACGGTCGCGATGCTGTGGGTCGGCGGCCATCTCGTCGTGGTGAACCTCGGCGAGGTCGGCTGGCATGCGCCGGCCGACCTCCTGCATGGAGTGGACGAGCTGCTCGCCTCTCTCGGCGGCTTCGTCGTGTGGCTCGGGAACACGGCCGTGTCGGCCGTCGCGGGCATGCTCATCGGCCTCATCGTCGTGGGCGTCGTGCTGCTCATCGGCAAGCTGATGGGCAAGCGCCCGACCTTCGACGAGGCCCATCGAGCAGATCACCCGGCGCCGGAGTCGGTGGCCTGA
- a CDS encoding amino acid permease, giving the protein MAEVPLTTTTTKGLHPGLTRRQISMMGLGGAIGAGLFVGSGQAIGIAGPAVLISYLIAGTVVILVMAMLAEMVAARPSSGAFSSFAQRAMGRSAGSAVGWLYWIQLVVVIAAEATGAAGIIEGWVPGIPAWLWVLIFVAALTAVNLFGVRNYGRFEFWFAAIKVFAIIAFLVVGACAILGVIPGVPATGIGNLVAHDGFAPHGIAGVAAALLVVVFAFGGTEVVAIAAAESDDPAHNIKRIVREVMVRILVFYLGSIFVIVTVLPWNSPAVLEGPFSAVLATLRIPGVDLVMSLIVIIALLSAMNANIYGASRMAYSLGERGLAPQAAARTSDKGVPYVAVLASVAFGFVTVALNWAFPETVLGLLLNIVGSTVLVIWTATVISQIILRRRADREGDALPMRMWGFPWLSWAALVLLGVIVALAMTDPAARTQLLLTLALTAALLGLARLTRARSRHGVIKHLDDSSAQ; this is encoded by the coding sequence ATGGCTGAGGTGCCACTGACGACGACGACCACGAAGGGTCTGCACCCGGGGCTCACCCGTCGGCAGATCTCGATGATGGGTCTCGGCGGCGCGATCGGCGCGGGTCTGTTCGTCGGCTCCGGCCAGGCCATCGGCATCGCCGGACCCGCCGTGCTGATCTCGTACCTCATCGCAGGCACCGTGGTCATCCTCGTGATGGCGATGCTCGCCGAGATGGTCGCCGCCCGACCCAGTTCCGGCGCGTTCAGCTCGTTCGCGCAGCGCGCGATGGGTCGCAGCGCCGGCAGCGCGGTCGGATGGCTGTACTGGATCCAGCTCGTCGTCGTGATCGCCGCCGAGGCCACCGGAGCCGCGGGGATCATCGAGGGGTGGGTGCCAGGCATCCCGGCATGGCTGTGGGTGCTGATCTTCGTCGCCGCGCTGACCGCGGTGAACCTGTTCGGCGTGCGCAACTATGGACGCTTCGAGTTCTGGTTCGCCGCCATCAAGGTGTTCGCGATCATCGCGTTCCTGGTCGTCGGCGCCTGCGCGATCCTCGGCGTCATCCCGGGTGTTCCCGCGACCGGCATCGGCAACCTCGTCGCGCACGACGGGTTCGCCCCGCACGGCATCGCCGGCGTCGCCGCGGCCCTGCTCGTCGTCGTCTTCGCGTTCGGCGGCACCGAGGTCGTCGCGATCGCCGCCGCCGAGTCCGACGACCCGGCACACAACATCAAGCGCATCGTGCGCGAGGTCATGGTCCGCATCCTCGTCTTCTACCTGGGGTCGATCTTCGTGATCGTGACGGTGCTGCCGTGGAACTCGCCCGCGGTGCTCGAGGGGCCGTTCTCTGCTGTGCTCGCCACCCTCCGCATCCCTGGCGTCGATCTCGTCATGTCGCTGATCGTCATCATCGCCCTGCTGTCGGCCATGAACGCGAACATCTACGGCGCATCGCGCATGGCATACTCGCTCGGCGAGCGGGGGCTCGCACCCCAGGCGGCCGCGCGCACCAGCGACAAGGGCGTGCCCTACGTCGCCGTCCTGGCATCGGTCGCCTTCGGCTTCGTCACGGTCGCGCTGAACTGGGCGTTCCCCGAGACGGTGCTCGGACTGCTGCTGAACATCGTCGGATCGACCGTGCTCGTCATCTGGACCGCGACGGTGATCTCGCAGATCATCCTGCGCCGTCGTGCCGATCGCGAAGGGGACGCGCTTCCGATGCGCATGTGGGGCTTCCCCTGGCTGTCGTGGGCGGCCCTCGTGCTGCTCGGCGTGATCGTCGCCCTTGCGATGACCGACCCGGCGGCGCGCACCCAGCTGCTGCTGACGCTGGCGCTCACGGCCGCGCTGCTGGGACTCGCCCGTCTCACCAGGGCGCGTTCGCGCCACGGCGTGATCAAGCACCTCGACGACTCGTCGGCCCAGTAG